A genomic segment from Malus domestica chromosome 05, GDT2T_hap1 encodes:
- the LOC114824884 gene encoding protein FAR1-RELATED SEQUENCE 5 isoform X1 → MDSVTCYMTVDLEKEAEAEVDSAVEMDVGTSGGLVPEPYVGMEFDSEDAARKFYADYARQVGFVVRVMQRRRSGIDGRTLARRLGCNKQGFSPNQPGKFGPEKKPRPSAREGCKATILVKMEKSGKWVVTRFVKDHNHPLVVTANGFSTEGDKDRKIEELTMELEHQDQRCAAYREKLLSFMHNVEAETEELSGKIQVIVENVRKVESEMQKHSFRR, encoded by the exons atggattctgttacatgttatatgacagtagatttggaaaaggaaGCTGAggcagaagtagacagtgctgtggagatggatgtaggtacttcgggaggtttggttccggaaccttatGTGGGTATGGAATTTGATTCCGAAGATGCCGCCAGGAAATTCTATGCTGACTATGCCAGACAGGTCGGGTTTGTTGTCCGTGTTATGCAGCGTCGTCGATCAGGAATTGATGGGAGAACTCTTGCCCGTCGGCTTGGGTGTAACAAACAAGGGTTTTCTCCTAACCAGCCGGGAAAATTTGGACCTGAGAAAAAGCCTAGACCTAGTGCACGAGAAGGTTGTAAGGCAACAATCTTGGTGAAGATGGAAAAATCTGGAAAATGGGTTGTTACAAGATTTGTAAAGGATCATAATCATCCTCTGGTCGTTACTGCCAATGGTTTTAGCACAGAG GGTGATAAGGATCGGAAAATTGAGGAACTTACAATGGAGTTGGAGCATCAGGATCAACGATGTGCAGCTTATCGAGAAAAATTACTAAGCTTCATGCACAATGTTGAGGCGGAAACAGAAGAACTGTCTGGAAAGATACAAGTTATTGTCGAAAATGTGAGAAAAGTTGAATCTGAAATGCAAAAACATTCCTTTCGTAGATAG
- the LOC103420350 gene encoding protein FAR1-RELATED SEQUENCE 2-like isoform X2, with translation MDDEEPSISKDEDVLESSNRKEAVTYEGNSDTEPFVGMEFESEEAAKVFYDGYATQVGFIMRVDAFRRSMRDGKVVWRRLVCNKEGFRKTRAKRTENRKPRAITREGCKAMLVVKKDKSGKWIVTRFIKEHNHPLVGTPANGRRSMLLSQTPDEKDVKIRELTAELQRERKRSANYQEQLDMVLRQMEEHSNHLSRNIDAIVQSVKEIESKRVAP, from the exons A TGGATGATGAAGAACCTTCTATAAGCAAGGATGAGGACGTGTTAGAGAGTTCCAATAGGAAAGAGGCAGTCACATATGAGGGGAACTCGGATACAGAACCATTTGTGGGTATGGAGTTTGAATCTGAAGAGGCTGCCAAAGTGTTCTATGATGGATATGCAACACAAGTGGGCTTCATTATGCGAGTCGATGCCTTCCGGAGATCAATGCGTGATGGTAAGGTAGTTTGGCGGAGGCTTGTGTGTAACAAAGAGGGATTTCGCAAGACCCGAGCCAAAAGAACTGAGAACAGGAAGCCTCGAGCAATCACCAGAGAAGGGTGCAAAGCGATGCTTGTGGTAAAGAAAGACAAATCAGGAAAATGGATCGTAACACGATTTATAAAGGAGCATAACCATCCACTAGTAGGTACACCTGCAAATGGTCGCCGCAGTATGCTTCTGTCTCAAACACCA GACGAAAAAGATGTGAAAATTCGGGAGTTGACTGCTGAGTTGCAACGTGAGCGAAAGAGGTCTGCCAACTATCAAGAACAGCTTGATATGGTTTTGAGGCAGATGGAAGAACATTCCAATCACTTGTCGAGAAACATTGACGCTATAGTCCAGAGCGTGAAAGAAATTGAATCAAAGAGGGTAGCACCTTGA
- the LOC114824884 gene encoding protein FAR1-RELATED SEQUENCE 5 isoform X2, translating to MDVGTSGGLVPEPYVGMEFDSEDAARKFYADYARQVGFVVRVMQRRRSGIDGRTLARRLGCNKQGFSPNQPGKFGPEKKPRPSAREGCKATILVKMEKSGKWVVTRFVKDHNHPLVVTANGFSTEGDKDRKIEELTMELEHQDQRCAAYREKLLSFMHNVEAETEELSGKIQVIVENVRKVESEMQKHSFRR from the exons atggatgtaggtacttcgggaggtttggttccggaaccttatGTGGGTATGGAATTTGATTCCGAAGATGCCGCCAGGAAATTCTATGCTGACTATGCCAGACAGGTCGGGTTTGTTGTCCGTGTTATGCAGCGTCGTCGATCAGGAATTGATGGGAGAACTCTTGCCCGTCGGCTTGGGTGTAACAAACAAGGGTTTTCTCCTAACCAGCCGGGAAAATTTGGACCTGAGAAAAAGCCTAGACCTAGTGCACGAGAAGGTTGTAAGGCAACAATCTTGGTGAAGATGGAAAAATCTGGAAAATGGGTTGTTACAAGATTTGTAAAGGATCATAATCATCCTCTGGTCGTTACTGCCAATGGTTTTAGCACAGAG GGTGATAAGGATCGGAAAATTGAGGAACTTACAATGGAGTTGGAGCATCAGGATCAACGATGTGCAGCTTATCGAGAAAAATTACTAAGCTTCATGCACAATGTTGAGGCGGAAACAGAAGAACTGTCTGGAAAGATACAAGTTATTGTCGAAAATGTGAGAAAAGTTGAATCTGAAATGCAAAAACATTCCTTTCGTAGATAG
- the LOC103420350 gene encoding protein FAR1-RELATED SEQUENCE 5-like isoform X1 — protein MLIWAVDDEEPSISKDEDVLESSNRKEAVTYEGNSDTEPFVGMEFESEEAAKVFYDGYATQVGFIMRVDAFRRSMRDGKVVWRRLVCNKEGFRKTRAKRTENRKPRAITREGCKAMLVVKKDKSGKWIVTRFIKEHNHPLVGTPANGRRSMLLSQTPDEKDVKIRELTAELQRERKRSANYQEQLDMVLRQMEEHSNHLSRNIDAIVQSVKEIESKRVAP, from the exons ATGCTTATTTGGGCAGTGGATGATGAAGAACCTTCTATAAGCAAGGATGAGGACGTGTTAGAGAGTTCCAATAGGAAAGAGGCAGTCACATATGAGGGGAACTCGGATACAGAACCATTTGTGGGTATGGAGTTTGAATCTGAAGAGGCTGCCAAAGTGTTCTATGATGGATATGCAACACAAGTGGGCTTCATTATGCGAGTCGATGCCTTCCGGAGATCAATGCGTGATGGTAAGGTAGTTTGGCGGAGGCTTGTGTGTAACAAAGAGGGATTTCGCAAGACCCGAGCCAAAAGAACTGAGAACAGGAAGCCTCGAGCAATCACCAGAGAAGGGTGCAAAGCGATGCTTGTGGTAAAGAAAGACAAATCAGGAAAATGGATCGTAACACGATTTATAAAGGAGCATAACCATCCACTAGTAGGTACACCTGCAAATGGTCGCCGCAGTATGCTTCTGTCTCAAACACCA GACGAAAAAGATGTGAAAATTCGGGAGTTGACTGCTGAGTTGCAACGTGAGCGAAAGAGGTCTGCCAACTATCAAGAACAGCTTGATATGGTTTTGAGGCAGATGGAAGAACATTCCAATCACTTGTCGAGAAACATTGACGCTATAGTCCAGAGCGTGAAAGAAATTGAATCAAAGAGGGTAGCACCTTGA
- the LOC114825126 gene encoding uncharacterized protein: MMLVKLNESGKWVVTRVVKDHAHPLIASSGNSMDAKDMKIAELTMDLGREEQLCGQYHEPLLTLLNNVEEETELIATKVRGVVNHVREFETDVEELPQNQMEAKVRRLPPNQTVTEVQGLPQSQSGHN; this comes from the exons ATGATGCTAGTCAAACTTAATGAGTCTGGAAAATGGGTTGTTACAAGAGTTGTTAAGGACCATGCTCATCCACTTATAGCTTCTTCCGGGAATTCTATG GACGCAAAGGATATGAAGATTGCGGAACTCACTATGGACCTGGGGCGTGAAGAGCAATTATGTGGACAATACCATGAGCCACTACTTACATTGCTGAATAATGTTGAGGAGGAGACGGAACTGATAGCAACGAAAGTTAGAGGAGTCGTTAACCATGTAAGAGAATTTGAGACTGACGttgaagagcttccacaaaatCAAATGGAGGCTAAAGTTCGACGGCTTCCTCCAAATCAAACGGTGACTGAAGTTCAAGGGCTTCCACAAAGTCAATCAGGCCACAATTAG
- the LOC103420351 gene encoding uncharacterized protein, which translates to MDESDDYPRESNTRDCREVMSSSSTTSVHVTALDGLVNVNSLFTIAVFVGLSLATPGQRSLANRISCDAGNDVAKKLLVFEVVSFSFFLFSSLVAQGLKLAINLLNSKNVEDAFRGHINLKVLRFGMLGSAFGSVLGCVFLVLSMVNVIQIRLGLLSCGSKSAIHAVAVLVVLVTTALLVYISTAVYAFLH; encoded by the exons ATGGATGA ATCAGACGACTACCCAAGGGAGAGCAACACCCGAGACTGCCGGGAAGTGATGTCATCATCGTCGACAACAAGCGTCCACGTCACGGCCCTGGACGGCCTGGTCAACGTGAACTCACTCTTCACCATCGCCGTCTTCGTGGGGCTTTCTCTGGCGACTCCAGGGCAGAGGAGCCTCGCAAACCGGATATCCTGCGACGCCGGGAACGACGTGGCGAAGAAGCTGCTGGTGTTCGAGGTTGTCTCCTTCAGCTTCTTCCTGTTCTCATCGCTGGTGGCGCAGGGACTGAAGTTGGCGATCAACCTGCTCAACAGCAAGAATGTAGAGGACGCGTTCCGGGGTCACATCAATCTGAAGGTGTTGAGATTCGGGATGTTGGGGTCGGCTTTTGGATCGGTCTTGGGTTGCGTGTTTCTGGTGCTGTCGATGGTGAATGTGATCCAGATCAGGCTGGGGCTGCTGTCGTGTGGCAGCAAATCCGCCATCCATGCTGTGGCGGTGCTTGTTGTTTTGGTCACGACGGCTCTTTTGGTTTATATTTCTACTGCTGTTTATGCTTTTCTTCACTAG